One Mesorhizobium sp. J428 DNA segment encodes these proteins:
- a CDS encoding ABC transporter permease, translated as MQSVWTLLSWGPQGWLDDIAYGVFITVSLALATLPVGLAIGFVVALAKQSDEPSLRLAGNVYTTIFRGLPELLTLFLVYYGVQTLLQSLVRIIDPAATIEVNSFVSGMVALGVVFSSYASEVFLSAFRAIPRGQYEGGFAIGLTGYQTMRLVILPQLVRIALPGLANLWLILLKDTALVSAIGLSDILRQSGVAARVTREPFLFFGVACLIYLVLAIISSFGINAVERSVSQSGTRR; from the coding sequence ATGCAGAGTGTCTGGACGCTGCTGAGCTGGGGGCCGCAGGGCTGGCTCGACGACATCGCCTATGGCGTCTTCATCACCGTCTCGCTCGCGCTCGCGACGCTTCCGGTCGGGCTCGCCATCGGTTTCGTGGTGGCGCTCGCCAAGCAGTCGGACGAACCCTCGCTCAGGCTCGCCGGCAACGTCTACACCACGATCTTCCGCGGTTTGCCCGAGCTCCTGACGCTCTTCCTCGTCTATTACGGCGTGCAGACGCTGCTGCAGAGCCTCGTCCGCATCATCGACCCGGCGGCGACGATCGAGGTCAACAGCTTCGTCTCCGGCATGGTGGCGCTCGGCGTCGTCTTCTCCTCCTATGCCAGCGAGGTCTTCCTGTCCGCCTTCCGCGCCATCCCGCGCGGCCAATACGAGGGCGGCTTCGCCATCGGGCTCACCGGCTACCAGACCATGCGGCTGGTGATCCTGCCGCAGCTGGTGCGGATCGCCCTGCCAGGCCTCGCCAATCTCTGGCTCATCCTGCTCAAGGACACCGCGCTCGTATCGGCGATCGGCCTGTCAGACATCCTGCGCCAGAGCGGCGTCGCCGCCCGCGTCACCCGCGAGCCCTTCCTGTTCTTCGGCGTCGCCTGTCTGATTTACCTGGTGCTCGCGATCATCTCCTCCTTCGGCATCAACGCGGTCGAACGCTCGGTCAGCCAGTCGGGAACGCGCCGATGA
- a CDS encoding uracil-DNA glycosylase family protein — protein MDQRLQALALDARACRICRDTPLGRPLPHEPRPVLWPSSTAHILIAGQAPGTKVHASGIPFDDRSGDRLRDWLGVTRDEFYDSDRFAILPMGFCFPGQDAKGGDLPPRRECAPAWRRPLMDLMPQIDLVLAIGIYAQAWHMGEQRSASLTETVARWREIFEANVAPRVLPLPHPSWRNTGWLKRNPWFETGLLPRLKEEVAARV, from the coding sequence ATGGACCAGAGGCTGCAGGCGCTGGCGCTCGACGCCCGCGCATGCCGCATCTGCCGCGACACGCCGCTCGGCAGGCCGCTGCCGCACGAGCCGCGCCCGGTGCTCTGGCCGTCCTCGACGGCGCACATCCTGATCGCGGGCCAGGCGCCGGGCACGAAGGTCCATGCCAGCGGCATTCCCTTCGACGACCGCTCCGGCGACAGGCTGCGCGACTGGCTCGGCGTGACGCGGGACGAGTTCTATGACAGTGACCGGTTTGCGATCCTGCCGATGGGCTTCTGCTTTCCGGGGCAAGACGCCAAGGGCGGTGACCTGCCGCCGCGCCGCGAATGCGCGCCCGCATGGCGCCGGCCGCTGATGGACCTGATGCCGCAGATCGATCTCGTGCTGGCGATCGGCATCTATGCACAAGCCTGGCATATGGGAGAACAGCGCAGCGCCAGCCTGACCGAAACCGTGGCGCGCTGGCGCGAGATTTTCGAGGCGAATGTCGCGCCGCGCGTCCTGCCGCTGCCGCATCCGTCATGGCGCAACACCGGGTGGCTGAAGCGCAACCCTTGGTTCGAAACCGGTCTCCTGCCGCGTCTCAAAGAGGAAGTGGCGGCAAGAGTCTGA
- a CDS encoding Lrp/AsnC family transcriptional regulator has protein sequence MDRLDRKILRLLQEDSTLAVADVAKKVGLSTTPCWRRIQKLEEEGVIRRRVAILDPVKVNARVTVFISIRTSSHSLEWLKRFSEVVQEFPEVVEFYRMSGDVDYLIRVVVPDIAAYDAFYKRLIAKIEIRDVSSSFAMEQIKYTTELPLDYMVLDKESANS, from the coding sequence ATGGACCGCCTCGACCGGAAAATACTTCGCCTCCTCCAGGAGGATTCAACTCTCGCCGTCGCCGACGTCGCGAAGAAGGTCGGTCTGTCCACCACGCCCTGCTGGCGCCGCATCCAGAAGCTGGAGGAGGAAGGCGTGATCCGCCGCCGGGTTGCGATCCTTGACCCGGTCAAGGTGAATGCGCGGGTGACGGTGTTCATCTCCATCCGCACCTCCTCGCACAGCCTCGAATGGCTGAAGCGCTTCTCGGAAGTGGTGCAGGAGTTTCCGGAAGTGGTCGAGTTCTACCGCATGAGCGGCGACGTCGACTACCTGATCCGGGTCGTGGTGCCCGACATCGCCGCCTATGACGCCTTTTACAAGCGGCTGATCGCCAAGATCGAAATCCGCGACGTGTCGTCGTCCTTCGCAATGGAACAGATCAAGTATACGACCGAGCTTCCGCTCGACTATATGGTGCTCGACAAGGAATCGGCAAACAGCTGA
- a CDS encoding ABC transporter substrate-binding protein, producing the protein MRITKRLALGLTVAAFAFGLGAANAQETLRIGTEGAYPPFNNLTSDGKLEGFDIDIANALCEEMKVKCEFVTQDWDGIIPALQAGKFDAIIASMSITDERKQKVDFTHKYYNTPSAIVAPKDTDIKGVTKEDLAGKTLGAATSTTHYNYAEKTYTDTTLKGYPTSQEFLLDIANGRLDAVTDDVSVLEEWLKTTDGACCKIVGMITPVPEIHGEGAGIAVRKGETALAEKFNAAIDAIRKNGKYKEINDKYFTFDVYGG; encoded by the coding sequence ATGCGTATCACGAAGCGTCTGGCGCTCGGTCTGACCGTCGCCGCGTTTGCGTTCGGCCTGGGAGCGGCCAACGCGCAGGAGACCCTGCGGATCGGGACCGAGGGTGCCTACCCGCCCTTCAACAACCTGACCTCAGACGGCAAGCTCGAGGGCTTCGACATCGACATCGCCAACGCGCTCTGCGAGGAGATGAAGGTCAAGTGCGAATTCGTCACGCAGGACTGGGACGGCATCATCCCGGCGCTGCAGGCCGGCAAGTTCGACGCGATCATCGCCTCGATGTCGATCACCGACGAGCGCAAGCAGAAGGTCGACTTCACCCACAAATACTACAACACCCCCTCCGCGATCGTCGCGCCGAAGGACACGGACATCAAGGGCGTGACCAAGGAAGATCTGGCCGGCAAGACCCTCGGCGCGGCGACGTCGACCACGCATTACAACTATGCCGAGAAGACCTATACGGACACCACGCTGAAGGGTTATCCGACCAGCCAGGAATTCCTGCTCGACATCGCCAACGGCCGTCTCGACGCAGTTACCGATGACGTCTCCGTGCTCGAGGAATGGCTGAAGACAACTGACGGCGCCTGCTGCAAGATTGTCGGCATGATCACCCCCGTGCCCGAAATTCATGGCGAGGGCGCGGGCATCGCCGTCCGCAAGGGCGAGACGGCGCTGGCCGAAAAGTTCAACGCTGCCATCGACGCGATCCGCAAGAACGGGAAGTACAAGGAAATCAACGACAAGTACTTCACCTTCGACGTCTACGGCGGCTGA
- the mobA gene encoding molybdenum cofactor guanylyltransferase MobA has product MIAGVILAGGRSSRMGGRNKALVELGGQTLLARLMARLAPQVHALAVNSNVGLDEVAGANPILPDRFAGFPGPLAGLHAGLCWADGVVGITHVATASVDTPFLPADFVSRLSEVGAGVAVARSEGRLHPTCALWPLSLRNTLGAFLEAGTSRRVLDFAEAAGYVAIDFPAVPFDPFFNVNTPEELARAESLLESAE; this is encoded by the coding sequence ATGATCGCGGGCGTCATCCTCGCCGGAGGACGGTCGTCTCGCATGGGCGGGCGCAACAAGGCTCTGGTCGAGCTCGGCGGACAGACGCTGCTCGCCCGGCTGATGGCGCGGCTCGCGCCGCAGGTGCATGCGCTAGCGGTCAATTCGAATGTCGGGTTGGACGAAGTCGCGGGTGCAAACCCGATACTTCCCGATCGGTTCGCCGGCTTTCCCGGTCCCCTCGCCGGCCTTCACGCCGGCCTGTGCTGGGCCGACGGCGTCGTGGGCATCACCCACGTCGCCACCGCCTCCGTCGACACGCCCTTCCTGCCGGCCGATTTCGTGAGCAGGCTGAGCGAAGTCGGCGCGGGCGTTGCCGTTGCACGCTCGGAGGGACGGCTTCACCCCACCTGCGCGCTGTGGCCGTTATCCTTGCGGAACACGCTGGGGGCGTTTCTTGAGGCGGGAACCTCGCGCAGGGTGCTGGATTTCGCCGAGGCGGCCGGCTATGTCGCGATCGACTTTCCGGCCGTCCCGTTCGACCCGTTCTTCAACGTCAACACGCCGGAAGAGCTCGCAAGGGCGGAAAGCCTGCTGGAATCGGCGGAATGA
- a CDS encoding NAD(P)-dependent oxidoreductase encodes MGGDHLSCDRRAAAQCRRADRKAHHAPPQALTRDIKKTAGEFDMASIAFLGLGVMGYPMAAHLKNRGGHDVTVYNRTTAKAEKWVTEHGGAFAPTPAAAAEGKDFVFACVGNDDDLRQVTLGADGAFGTMKKGAIFVDNTTASAEIARELAEAAAARGFAALDAPVSGGQAGAENGQLTVMVGGDAKVFETAKPVISAFAKMVGLMGPAGAGQLTKMINQICIAGLVQGLAEGIHFGRKAGLDIEKVVDVISKGAAGSWQMENRHKTMNAGKYDFGFAVDWMRKDLGIVLDEADRNGAKLPVTALVDQFYKDVQQMGGRRWDTSSLLARLER; translated from the coding sequence CTGGGCGGCGATCATCTATCTTGCGATCGTCGAGCTGCTGCGCAATGTCGTCGAGCTGATCGAAAGGCGCATCACGCGCCACCTCAGGCGCTGACGCGCGACATTAAGAAGACTGCAGGAGAATTTGACATGGCCAGCATCGCGTTTCTGGGACTTGGCGTCATGGGCTATCCCATGGCGGCGCATCTGAAAAACCGCGGCGGTCATGACGTCACCGTCTACAATCGCACCACGGCCAAGGCCGAGAAATGGGTGACCGAACATGGCGGAGCCTTCGCGCCGACCCCGGCGGCCGCCGCCGAGGGCAAGGACTTCGTCTTCGCCTGCGTCGGCAACGACGACGACCTCAGGCAGGTGACGCTCGGCGCGGACGGCGCGTTCGGCACCATGAAGAAGGGCGCGATCTTCGTCGACAACACGACCGCTTCCGCGGAGATCGCGCGGGAACTGGCCGAGGCGGCGGCGGCGCGGGGCTTCGCCGCCCTTGATGCCCCGGTCTCGGGCGGTCAGGCAGGCGCGGAAAACGGCCAGCTCACCGTCATGGTCGGCGGCGATGCAAAGGTCTTCGAGACGGCGAAGCCGGTGATCTCGGCTTTCGCCAAGATGGTCGGCCTGATGGGGCCGGCAGGCGCCGGACAGCTCACCAAGATGATCAACCAGATCTGTATCGCGGGCCTCGTGCAGGGCCTGGCGGAAGGCATCCATTTCGGCCGCAAGGCCGGGCTCGACATCGAGAAGGTCGTCGACGTCATCTCCAAGGGCGCGGCGGGCTCGTGGCAGATGGAGAACCGCCACAAGACCATGAATGCCGGCAAATACGATTTTGGCTTCGCGGTCGACTGGATGCGCAAGGATCTCGGCATCGTGCTGGACGAGGCCGACCGCAACGGCGCGAAACTGCCCGTCACCGCCCTCGTCGACCAGTTCTACAAGGACGTGCAGCAGATGGGCGGACGTCGCTGGGACACGTCCTCGCTGCTCGCGCGACTGGAGCGTTGA
- a CDS encoding multidrug effflux MFS transporter, with product MSRAYLNRRTAPHVTTLVVATSAGALALNVFLPSLPAMARYFEADYGLVQLTVSLHLASTAVLQLLVGPASDRFGRRPVMLASFAIFIMATLAAIFAPSIEFLLACRVFQAFAAAGMVLSRAIVRDTVSANLAASRIGYITMGMTLVPMIGPAIGGVLDELYGWQATFGLTLAFGILSFAIIFFDLGETNRNPSASLGAQFRAYPELLRSRLFWGYALTAAFTSGSFFTFLGGAPYVSSVLFGMSPSTYGFYFACLGLGYMVGNFIAGRYTARVGINRMMLAGNIISGVAVLIAIVLFASGVADPLALFVPAAFATAGNGFTLPSANSGVVSVKPSLAGSASGLGGAMQIGGGAALSALPGLFLSPETGVYPLLAIMLFSAIASIAASSFIMLVSRAGGASRP from the coding sequence GTGTCGCGAGCCTATCTCAACCGCCGGACCGCGCCGCACGTCACGACTCTCGTCGTCGCGACGTCGGCGGGCGCACTGGCGCTCAACGTCTTCCTGCCGTCCCTGCCGGCCATGGCGCGTTATTTCGAAGCGGATTACGGACTGGTCCAGCTCACCGTCTCGCTGCACCTTGCCTCCACCGCGGTGCTGCAGCTTCTGGTCGGGCCGGCTTCCGACCGGTTCGGCCGGCGGCCGGTGATGCTCGCCTCCTTCGCGATCTTCATCATGGCCACGCTTGCAGCGATATTCGCTCCGTCGATCGAGTTCCTCTTGGCGTGCAGGGTTTTCCAGGCCTTTGCGGCGGCGGGCATGGTGCTGTCGCGCGCGATCGTGCGGGACACGGTCAGCGCCAACCTTGCCGCGAGTCGAATCGGCTACATCACCATGGGCATGACGCTCGTGCCGATGATCGGGCCTGCCATCGGCGGCGTGCTTGACGAACTCTACGGCTGGCAGGCTACCTTCGGGCTGACGCTCGCTTTCGGGATCCTGTCCTTCGCGATCATCTTTTTCGATCTCGGCGAGACCAACAGAAATCCCTCGGCGAGTCTCGGCGCGCAGTTCCGCGCCTATCCCGAACTGCTGCGCTCGCGGCTGTTCTGGGGCTACGCACTCACGGCCGCCTTCACGTCGGGCTCGTTCTTCACCTTCCTCGGCGGCGCGCCCTACGTCTCTTCGGTTCTTTTCGGAATGTCGCCGTCCACATACGGTTTCTATTTCGCTTGCCTCGGCCTCGGATACATGGTCGGCAATTTCATCGCGGGCCGCTACACCGCCCGCGTCGGGATCAACAGGATGATGCTCGCCGGAAACATCATCTCGGGCGTCGCGGTGCTCATCGCCATCGTGCTGTTCGCGTCCGGCGTGGCCGATCCGCTCGCACTCTTCGTCCCGGCTGCCTTTGCGACCGCCGGGAACGGCTTCACGCTTCCGAGCGCGAATTCGGGTGTCGTCAGCGTCAAGCCGAGCCTTGCCGGATCGGCCTCGGGCCTCGGTGGCGCCATGCAGATCGGCGGCGGCGCGGCGCTCTCCGCTCTGCCCGGCCTGTTCCTGTCGCCGGAGACGGGCGTCTATCCGCTGCTCGCGATCATGCTCTTCTCGGCGATCGCCTCGATCGCGGCGAGCTCGTTCATCATGCTGGTATCGCGCGCCGGCGGCGCCTCACGGCCATGA
- a CDS encoding glutathione S-transferase, with product MKLYDGGRAPNPRRVRIYLAEKGLSVPLESIDMGALGHKSEPVASRNPLRRLPVLELDDGTILTESIAICRYFEELHPEPPLFGIGALGKARVEMWQRRMELNFLSVVANAFRHIHPAMKEWEIPQIPEWGEANKPKALEFMQLLDRELASREFAAGDEYTVADITGLVSMDFLKPARITVPDEFTHVKRWYAAISARPSAGA from the coding sequence ATGAAGCTCTACGACGGCGGGCGCGCGCCCAATCCGCGCCGCGTGCGCATCTATCTGGCGGAAAAGGGGCTTTCCGTGCCGCTCGAGTCGATCGACATGGGCGCGCTGGGCCACAAGTCCGAGCCCGTCGCCTCGCGCAACCCATTGAGACGCCTGCCGGTGCTGGAGCTGGACGACGGAACGATCCTGACCGAATCGATCGCGATCTGCCGCTATTTCGAGGAACTGCATCCCGAGCCGCCGCTGTTCGGCATCGGCGCGCTCGGCAAGGCGCGCGTCGAGATGTGGCAGCGACGGATGGAACTGAACTTCCTCTCGGTGGTTGCGAATGCCTTCCGCCACATCCATCCGGCGATGAAGGAGTGGGAGATCCCGCAGATCCCGGAATGGGGCGAGGCGAACAAGCCGAAAGCGCTGGAATTCATGCAGCTTCTGGACCGGGAACTCGCATCGCGCGAATTCGCCGCGGGCGACGAGTATACGGTCGCGGACATCACCGGGCTGGTGTCGATGGACTTCCTGAAGCCCGCGCGCATTACAGTGCCGGACGAGTTCACCCATGTGAAGCGCTGGTATGCGGCGATCTCGGCGCGACCGAGCGCTGGTGCGTGA
- a CDS encoding thermonuclease family protein, with protein sequence MRRMQGGGRYRPRRATYRRSTGRRYAEYALTFALFMALAVVAARIDRTQTVRPEGRALVNDGDTITLAGERIRLRGIDAPEYDQTCTRAGTPYPCGRQSRRELERLVAGRAVTCEGWERDKYDRLLAVCRAGDVDLNRRLVEEGWAVAYGDYADAERTARAAARGIWAGEFDRPRAWRELKGGVAEAEHSAVQTIFNWMRQVLGW encoded by the coding sequence ATGAGACGCATGCAGGGCGGTGGGCGATATCGGCCGCGCAGGGCAACCTACAGGCGAAGCACAGGCCGCCGCTATGCCGAATATGCGCTGACATTCGCGCTGTTCATGGCGCTCGCGGTGGTCGCGGCGCGCATTGACCGGACGCAGACCGTGCGCCCGGAGGGCAGGGCGCTCGTCAACGACGGCGACACGATCACGCTGGCCGGCGAGAGGATCAGGCTGCGCGGCATCGATGCGCCGGAATACGACCAGACCTGCACGCGGGCAGGCACCCCCTACCCGTGCGGGCGCCAATCGCGGCGCGAGCTCGAACGACTGGTCGCCGGGCGCGCGGTCACCTGCGAGGGCTGGGAACGGGACAAATACGACCGGCTGCTCGCGGTCTGCCGCGCCGGTGACGTCGATCTCAACCGGCGGCTCGTGGAGGAAGGCTGGGCGGTCGCCTATGGCGACTATGCCGATGCCGAACGAACCGCGCGCGCCGCCGCCAGGGGCATCTGGGCCGGTGAATTCGACCGGCCGCGCGCCTGGCGCGAGCTGAAGGGCGGTGTCGCCGAGGCGGAGCACAGCGCCGTCCAGACGATTTTCAACTGGATGAGGCAGGTGCTCGGCTGGTAA
- a CDS encoding DNA alkylation repair protein, with translation MADLSKGSTAQEVIAHLRTLGSEENRQGMKRYGIRIDRALGISHGEQRRIGKLIGRNHERAFELWASGIVEARFIASITADPKRFTADDARAWAAEFDSWDIVDGVSDLFVDSDAWRALIDEFAADEREFVRRTAFAMMAWSVVHRKKEPDETFLSYLPLIERYATDPRNFVRKAVNWALRSIGKDSMVLNAAALETARRLAESPDKTARWNGKDTIRELTAEKTLTGIARREKSRRKKSG, from the coding sequence ATGGCCGACCTGTCGAAAGGCTCGACCGCGCAGGAGGTCATCGCGCATCTCAGGACCCTCGGATCGGAAGAGAACCGGCAGGGCATGAAGCGCTACGGCATCAGGATCGACCGGGCGCTTGGCATTTCGCATGGCGAGCAGCGTCGCATCGGCAAGCTGATCGGCAGGAACCACGAACGCGCCTTCGAACTCTGGGCGAGCGGCATCGTCGAGGCGCGTTTCATCGCCTCGATCACCGCCGACCCGAAGCGCTTCACCGCCGATGACGCGCGGGCCTGGGCGGCGGAGTTCGATTCCTGGGACATCGTCGACGGCGTCTCTGACCTGTTCGTCGACAGCGACGCGTGGCGCGCGCTCATCGACGAATTCGCCGCGGACGAGCGCGAATTCGTCCGCCGCACGGCCTTCGCGATGATGGCCTGGTCGGTGGTACACCGGAAGAAGGAGCCGGACGAGACCTTCCTCTCCTATCTCCCGCTCATCGAGCGCTACGCCACCGACCCGCGCAATTTCGTCCGTAAGGCGGTCAACTGGGCGCTGCGCTCGATCGGCAAGGACTCGATGGTGCTCAACGCAGCCGCGCTCGAAACCGCTCGCCGACTGGCGGAATCGCCCGACAAGACGGCGCGCTGGAACGGCAAGGATACGATCCGCGAGCTGACCGCTGAAAAGACGCTGACCGGCATCGCCAGACGCGAAAAAAGCCGCAGGAAGAAATCCGGCTAA
- a CDS encoding DMT family transporter — MPLSPNLRGAVFMAISMVGFALNDTLTKLSSETINPGQIMLIRGLFACCLIGLIAWHRGALRRIGQAFHPMVAVRVMGEALATSCFLVALSHLPIANVSAVLQALPLAVTMGAAMVLGEPVGWRRWLSIAAGFGGVLIIVRPGLEGFSVYSLWALACVFFCAIRDIATKRIPQEISSFLVSTATAVVVTVTGGLLVVPMGGWAPVSYGTFAMLALAAALLVVGYQFIILSLRVGDISFVAPFRYTALLWAILLGYLVFADVPDLAMIVGSTVIVGSGLYMLYRERVVGRRPGAESTSPAMGPDGL; from the coding sequence TTGCCCCTCTCGCCCAATCTGCGCGGCGCCGTGTTCATGGCGATTTCGATGGTCGGCTTTGCGCTGAACGATACACTGACCAAGCTGTCCTCCGAGACGATCAACCCGGGTCAGATCATGCTGATCCGAGGCCTCTTCGCCTGCTGTCTGATCGGCCTGATCGCTTGGCATCGCGGCGCGCTGCGGCGGATCGGACAGGCGTTCCATCCGATGGTCGCCGTCCGCGTCATGGGCGAAGCCCTGGCCACCTCCTGCTTCCTGGTGGCGCTGAGCCACCTGCCGATCGCCAATGTCTCGGCCGTCCTCCAGGCTCTGCCGCTTGCCGTGACGATGGGGGCGGCGATGGTTCTCGGCGAGCCGGTCGGCTGGCGGCGCTGGCTTTCGATCGCGGCCGGCTTCGGCGGCGTGCTGATCATTGTCCGGCCTGGCCTAGAAGGGTTCAGCGTCTATTCGCTGTGGGCGCTGGCCTGCGTATTCTTCTGCGCCATCCGCGATATAGCCACCAAACGCATCCCGCAGGAAATATCGTCCTTCCTCGTCTCCACCGCGACGGCGGTGGTGGTCACTGTGACAGGCGGCCTGCTCGTCGTTCCGATGGGCGGCTGGGCGCCGGTGTCGTACGGCACCTTTGCGATGCTCGCGCTTGCCGCGGCGCTCCTGGTCGTCGGCTACCAGTTCATCATCCTGTCCCTGCGGGTCGGCGACATCTCCTTCGTTGCGCCATTCCGCTACACGGCTCTCCTCTGGGCAATTCTCCTCGGCTATCTGGTGTTCGCGGACGTCCCGGACCTCGCCATGATCGTCGGCTCCACCGTCATCGTCGGCTCCGGCCTCTATATGCTCTACCGCGAACGTGTCGTGGGACGTCGCCCGGGCGCGGAGAGCACTTCGCCCGCCATGGGACCGGACGGCCTCTAG
- the mobB gene encoding molybdopterin-guanine dinucleotide biosynthesis protein B — translation MNAKVFGITGWKNSGKTTLTERLVAELTERGYRISTVKHAHHSFDIDKEGTDSFRHRAAGAHEVAIVSHGRWALMHELRGEDEPPLAQILARLAPCDLVLVEGYKREAHLKIETRRLGAKDTSPLSPDDPAIVAVAADVPQPGEQLPVFDIDDVPAIADFVIARMALRPPPTA, via the coding sequence ATGAACGCGAAGGTGTTCGGCATCACCGGCTGGAAGAACTCCGGCAAGACCACGCTCACCGAGCGGCTCGTCGCCGAGCTCACGGAGCGCGGCTATCGCATCTCGACGGTGAAGCACGCCCACCATTCCTTCGACATCGACAAGGAAGGCACAGATTCCTTTCGCCATCGGGCGGCCGGCGCGCACGAGGTGGCGATCGTCTCGCACGGGCGCTGGGCGCTGATGCACGAGTTGCGCGGTGAGGACGAGCCGCCGCTCGCGCAGATCCTGGCACGGCTTGCCCCTTGCGACCTCGTTCTGGTCGAAGGCTACAAGCGCGAAGCGCACCTGAAGATCGAGACGCGCCGGCTGGGCGCAAAGGACACGTCCCCTCTCTCGCCCGACGATCCCGCGATCGTCGCCGTCGCCGCCGACGTGCCCCAGCCGGGCGAACAGCTTCCGGTCTTCGACATCGATGACGTCCCGGCCATCGCCGATTTCGTCATCGCCCGCATGGCACTGCGCCCTCCCCCCACGGCCTGA
- a CDS encoding ABC transporter permease yields the protein MSALSKADTLNLPPPVERGWPGTRIVGYALVSGWILLGLALVAYLVTAWDPALFQRYAPNYISGLGVTLLLVGVSTVLGVLLSIPVTAMRMSKNRVLSAIAYAYVYFFRGTPLLAQTFLIYYGLGTFRPQLEMVGLWSFFREAWYCAVFAFTLNTAAYQAEILRGAIESVGKGQWEGAASLGLSKWQTLRMVILPQALIVALRPYGNELILMIKGSAIVAIITVYDLMGVTRLAYSRSFDFQTYIWAAIIYLAIVELLRNVVELIERRITRHLRR from the coding sequence ATGAGCGCCCTGTCGAAGGCCGACACGCTGAATCTGCCGCCGCCCGTCGAGCGCGGCTGGCCGGGCACGCGCATCGTAGGCTATGCGCTTGTGTCAGGCTGGATCCTTCTGGGGCTCGCCCTCGTCGCCTATCTGGTGACCGCCTGGGATCCGGCGCTGTTCCAGCGCTACGCCCCCAACTACATCTCCGGCCTCGGCGTCACGCTGCTTCTCGTGGGCGTCTCCACGGTGCTCGGCGTGCTGCTGTCGATCCCGGTGACGGCGATGCGGATGTCGAAGAACCGCGTTCTGTCGGCAATCGCCTATGCTTATGTCTATTTCTTCCGCGGCACGCCGCTGCTCGCGCAGACATTCCTGATCTATTACGGCCTCGGCACGTTCCGGCCCCAGCTCGAGATGGTTGGTCTCTGGAGCTTTTTCCGCGAGGCCTGGTACTGTGCCGTGTTCGCCTTCACGCTCAACACCGCCGCGTACCAGGCGGAAATCCTGCGTGGCGCGATTGAGAGCGTCGGAAAGGGGCAATGGGAAGGTGCGGCCTCGCTCGGCCTGTCGAAATGGCAGACGCTGAGAATGGTGATCCTGCCGCAGGCGCTCATCGTCGCGTTGCGCCCTTACGGCAACGAGCTGATCCTGATGATCAAGGGTTCGGCGATCGTCGCCATCATCACCGTCTACGACCTGATGGGCGTCACCCGGCTCGCCTATTCGCGCAGCTTCGATTTCCAGACCTACATCTGGGCGGCGATCATCTATCTTGCGATCGTCGAGCTGCTGCGCAATGTCGTCGAGCTGATCGAAAGGCGCATCACGCGCCACCTCAGGCGCTGA